A window from Paraburkholderia acidiphila encodes these proteins:
- a CDS encoding MFS transporter translates to MSTSSSSSAEVTLDRTQSEAGHRFDTATVSIPTRVTMRVVAICLAMILAEGYDVAIYGAVLPMLTHGTDWSLSALQLGAIASCSLAGMMIGAMGAGTLSDMIGRRRMLLGSAALFSAMMAAAALAPTPAWFVVARIVGGLGLGGVVPTAAALTVEYSPPGRRSFNYALIYTGYSLGGILVALLAMNWLPTHGWRLLFGVGAAPLILVVLTARYLPESLEFLLARNRLAEARSVARALGIRHSALENEVQAQAAHTAIVSGAPIRSLFDASSVRATLAFWIAMFMGLLLLYGLSTWLPQLMRKAGFPLGSSLALLVTLNSTAALGSLLGGAVADRLGSKRVVSVLYLLAAASLCALPFAHGALQTYVLVGVAGVGTIGNTMLLGAYITRYYPPRNRATGIGWALGIGRFGAIAGPLIGGALAQAGAPLPWNFYAFAGGGFAAAIAVLAVPKHAAGIE, encoded by the coding sequence ATGAGTACGTCGTCGTCGAGCAGCGCGGAAGTGACGCTGGATCGCACGCAGAGCGAAGCGGGACATCGCTTCGACACCGCGACCGTTTCGATACCCACTCGCGTGACGATGCGGGTCGTCGCGATCTGTCTCGCGATGATCCTCGCCGAAGGCTATGACGTCGCCATCTACGGGGCCGTGCTGCCCATGCTCACCCACGGCACCGACTGGTCGTTGTCGGCGCTGCAGTTGGGCGCCATCGCGAGCTGCTCGCTGGCGGGGATGATGATCGGCGCGATGGGTGCGGGTACGCTCAGCGACATGATCGGCCGGCGCCGCATGTTGCTCGGCAGCGCGGCGCTCTTTTCCGCGATGATGGCGGCCGCCGCGCTCGCGCCCACGCCGGCCTGGTTCGTCGTCGCGCGGATCGTCGGTGGACTGGGACTGGGCGGCGTCGTGCCGACTGCGGCGGCGCTCACGGTCGAATACTCGCCGCCTGGGCGCCGCTCCTTCAACTATGCCCTGATTTACACGGGATATTCGCTGGGCGGCATTCTGGTCGCGCTGCTCGCGATGAACTGGCTGCCAACGCACGGCTGGCGGTTGCTGTTCGGCGTGGGTGCTGCACCGCTCATCCTCGTTGTGCTCACGGCGCGCTATTTGCCGGAATCGCTGGAGTTCCTGCTGGCGAGAAACCGTTTGGCCGAGGCGCGCTCCGTCGCGCGTGCGCTCGGCATTCGGCATTCAGCGCTGGAGAATGAAGTTCAAGCGCAGGCTGCGCACACCGCAATCGTCAGCGGTGCGCCGATTCGCTCGCTCTTCGACGCATCCAGCGTGCGCGCCACACTGGCATTCTGGATCGCCATGTTCATGGGCTTGCTCCTGCTCTATGGGCTCAGCACCTGGCTGCCGCAACTTATGCGCAAGGCCGGCTTTCCGCTCGGATCGAGCCTCGCGTTGCTGGTGACGCTCAATTCGACTGCGGCATTGGGTTCGCTGCTTGGCGGCGCAGTGGCCGACCGTCTGGGTTCGAAGCGGGTGGTCAGCGTGCTCTATCTGCTTGCTGCAGCCAGCCTGTGTGCGCTGCCGTTCGCCCATGGCGCGCTGCAAACATACGTACTCGTCGGCGTTGCAGGGGTGGGCACGATCGGCAACACGATGCTGCTTGGAGCGTATATCACGCGCTACTATCCGCCGCGCAACCGGGCGACGGGCATTGGCTGGGCGCTGGGAATCGGGCGCTTCGGTGCAATCGCCGGGCCATTGATCGGCGGCGCGCTGGCACAGGCGGGTGCGCCGTTGCCCTGGAATTTCTACGCGTTTGCCGGTGGGGGTTTCGCGGCGGCGATCGCCGTGCTGGCCGTTCCGAAACATGCTGCAGGTATCGAGTAA
- a CDS encoding methyl-accepting chemotaxis protein — protein MLQVSSNSRRFAAITLKMKLIKNLPIAGKTGVAFACAIVAFVVSACICLASVRAIDHKQKEFEASEQTLLLLKDGTADYLNIIWAVLANNLNGKAGHKAWIDQHRADFGTRLAALRSIDGTADAAQLAGAGQQEYERWLSTVVDPLVEMRRKVDASSANVGDLSALTESFGSYLGTDRLIAAMDKLDQYERERMLASGKELDSLRARIYVTILTSTVIAVIASMLAGTWLSRAVSRPLKQAVTVATRVAQGDLTASIEASSMDETGQLMRGLDAMNQSLAKIVGGVRVGTDSIATASSEIAAGNVDLSSRTEQQASSLEETAASMTELTVTVRQNADNARQANALATRASGMAEAGNESVSSMVQTIRNISSSSKQISEITAVIEGIAFQTNILALNAAVEAARAGEQGRGFAVVASEVRGLAQRSATAAREIKELIVSSVVAIQDSAKQADDVGEAMAEVKMAIKQVAGIVGEIAAASDEQSRGIDEVNQAVNQMDRFTQQNAALVEQAAAAARALEEQAMHLKNAVAVFTIDGPNFEHGSRDMAHARSLEMGSQATSEFDEVAMLG, from the coding sequence ATGCTGCAGGTATCGAGTAACTCAAGGCGGTTTGCTGCTATTACACTCAAGATGAAGCTAATAAAGAATCTCCCCATTGCGGGGAAAACCGGGGTTGCATTTGCCTGCGCGATTGTTGCGTTCGTGGTCAGTGCCTGTATTTGCCTCGCCAGCGTGCGGGCAATTGATCATAAACAGAAGGAGTTCGAAGCATCCGAACAAACGCTGCTTCTGCTGAAGGACGGAACAGCGGACTACCTCAACATCATCTGGGCGGTGCTGGCGAACAACCTGAACGGGAAGGCCGGACACAAGGCGTGGATCGACCAGCACCGGGCGGATTTCGGCACAAGACTGGCGGCGCTGCGTTCGATAGACGGCACGGCTGACGCCGCGCAGCTGGCTGGCGCAGGCCAGCAGGAATATGAACGCTGGCTCAGCACGGTCGTCGACCCGCTTGTGGAGATGCGAAGGAAAGTCGACGCTTCTTCGGCCAACGTCGGCGACCTCTCGGCATTGACCGAGAGCTTCGGATCGTACCTGGGAACCGACCGGCTCATCGCCGCGATGGACAAGCTGGACCAGTACGAGCGAGAGCGCATGCTTGCGAGCGGCAAGGAGCTGGATTCGCTGCGCGCCCGAATCTACGTGACGATACTGACCAGTACGGTGATCGCGGTCATCGCGTCCATGCTCGCAGGCACCTGGCTTTCGCGCGCGGTGTCGCGTCCGCTGAAACAGGCTGTGACGGTGGCGACTCGTGTTGCGCAAGGCGACCTCACAGCTTCGATCGAGGCGTCGTCAATGGATGAAACCGGGCAACTCATGCGCGGCCTCGATGCGATGAACCAGAGCCTCGCGAAAATAGTCGGCGGCGTTCGCGTCGGCACGGACAGCATTGCGACCGCGTCGAGCGAAATCGCGGCCGGAAACGTCGATCTCTCTTCGCGCACGGAGCAGCAGGCAAGTTCGCTCGAAGAAACGGCGGCCAGCATGACGGAACTGACCGTCACCGTGCGCCAGAATGCCGACAATGCGCGGCAGGCGAACGCATTGGCTACGCGAGCGTCGGGCATGGCGGAAGCCGGAAACGAATCGGTTTCGAGCATGGTTCAGACCATCCGCAATATCAGTAGCAGTTCGAAGCAAATCTCCGAGATCACCGCCGTGATCGAGGGCATTGCGTTTCAGACCAATATCCTTGCGTTGAACGCCGCTGTGGAAGCTGCACGAGCGGGCGAGCAGGGCCGCGGTTTCGCGGTCGTCGCGAGCGAAGTGCGCGGCCTTGCGCAGCGTTCGGCGACGGCGGCGAGGGAGATCAAGGAGCTGATCGTTTCGTCGGTGGTAGCGATCCAGGACAGCGCGAAGCAGGCTGACGACGTGGGCGAGGCCATGGCCGAAGTCAAGATGGCGATCAAGCAGGTTGCGGGCATTGTCGGCGAGATTGCCGCGGCGTCCGACGAGCAAAGCCGTGGGATCGACGAAGTGAACCAGGCCGTGAACCAGATGGACCGGTTTACCCAGCAAAATGCGGCGCTGGTGGAACAGGCGGCTGCGGCTGCGCGGGCGCTTGAGGAACAAGCGATGCACCTCAAGAATGCTGTGGCTGTGTTTACAATCGACGGCCCGAATTTCGAGCATGGAAGCCGCGATATGGCGCATGCGCGGTCATTGGAAATGGGAAGCCAGGCGACGAGCGAGTTTGATGAGGTCGCCATGCTCGGCTAG
- a CDS encoding glutathione S-transferase, with product MKTDHTLFQSSASPNSRRVRIFLAEKGITLTTRAVDLGAKEQFSDAYVAINPRRQVPTLLLPDGTAIGEVPAIWRYVEEAWPDTPPLLGTTPREKALISMWERRAELDGFSAVMEGVRNAVAGLKGRALSGPHAYDQIPEIVERSKQRVANFFADFNDRLGTVPFVAGDAFSAADITALVTIDFAAGGMKIDIPAECDALRSWYEKVSGRSSSKA from the coding sequence GTGAAAACCGATCACACTCTTTTTCAATCCAGCGCGTCCCCCAACTCCCGACGTGTCCGCATCTTTCTCGCCGAAAAAGGCATCACCCTTACTACCAGGGCGGTAGACCTGGGTGCGAAGGAGCAATTCTCCGATGCCTATGTCGCAATCAACCCTCGCCGCCAGGTCCCGACGCTCCTGCTGCCCGATGGCACCGCGATCGGCGAAGTGCCCGCCATCTGGCGCTACGTCGAAGAGGCCTGGCCCGACACGCCCCCGTTGCTCGGCACAACGCCTCGCGAGAAGGCGCTGATCTCGATGTGGGAACGGCGCGCCGAACTCGACGGGTTCTCGGCGGTGATGGAAGGCGTCAGGAATGCCGTCGCCGGGCTCAAAGGGCGGGCGTTGTCCGGGCCGCATGCCTATGATCAAATTCCCGAAATCGTCGAGCGCAGCAAGCAGCGTGTCGCCAACTTCTTCGCCGATTTCAACGACCGACTGGGGACGGTGCCCTTCGTCGCGGGCGACGCATTCTCTGCGGCAGACATCACGGCGCTGGTGACGATCGACTTCGCGGCGGGCGGCATGAAGATTGACATTCCGGCCGAGTGCGACGCACTGCGCTCGTGGTACGAAAAGGTGTCTGGGCGCTCGTCGTCGAAAGCGTAA
- a CDS encoding SDR family NAD(P)-dependent oxidoreductase translates to MEKPVVLITGALTGIGRATAFAFANSGARLAISGRRPAEGKALEAELRALGTEAAFVQADVRRDEDVRRLVDETVSRFGRLDVAVNNAGTEGRPGAIVEQTAESYAETFDTNVLGTLLSLKHELRVMTAQQSGSIVNVSSTYGHEGAAFASVYAGSKHAVEGITKSAALEVAAAGVRVNAVAPGPTDTGMLDRFTVTPENKAALAAAVPLARIGKPNDIAAAVLYLANDGAAFVTGQVLTVDGGKTAG, encoded by the coding sequence ATGGAAAAGCCGGTTGTTCTCATTACTGGTGCGTTGACCGGTATCGGCCGCGCGACTGCTTTCGCGTTTGCAAACAGCGGGGCCCGTCTCGCGATCTCTGGACGCCGCCCTGCAGAAGGCAAGGCGCTCGAAGCCGAACTTCGCGCCCTCGGTACCGAAGCCGCCTTCGTGCAGGCCGACGTACGTCGCGACGAAGACGTCCGTCGCCTCGTCGACGAGACCGTCTCCCGCTTCGGCCGCCTCGATGTCGCAGTGAACAACGCCGGCACGGAAGGCAGGCCGGGCGCGATCGTCGAGCAGACTGCCGAAAGCTACGCCGAGACCTTCGACACCAACGTACTCGGCACGCTGTTAAGCCTGAAACACGAACTACGGGTGATGACGGCGCAGCAGTCCGGCAGCATCGTCAACGTTTCCTCAACTTACGGTCACGAAGGTGCGGCGTTCGCATCGGTCTATGCGGGCAGCAAACATGCGGTCGAAGGCATCACGAAATCGGCTGCGCTCGAAGTGGCCGCCGCGGGCGTTCGGGTCAACGCTGTCGCGCCTGGTCCGACCGACACCGGCATGCTGGACCGCTTTACCGTAACGCCGGAGAACAAGGCGGCACTCGCCGCGGCCGTGCCGCTGGCGCGGATCGGCAAACCCAACGATATCGCGGCGGCCGTGCTCTATCTCGCAAATGACGGCGCAGCGTTCGTCACGGGACAGGTCCTGACCGTCGACGGTGGCAAGACAGCGGGCTGA